Proteins encoded within one genomic window of Pseudorasbora parva isolate DD20220531a chromosome 3, ASM2467924v1, whole genome shotgun sequence:
- the cdc26 gene encoding anaphase-promoting complex subunit CDC26 → MLRRKPTRLELKLDDTEEFESVKKELESRKKQRDEVDVVGVATSSEMSGASGGGTDGKTREQMIHERIGYKPHPKPNTLPSLFGNLQF, encoded by the exons ATGCTGCGCAGGAAACCCACGCGCCTGGAGCTCAAGCTGGATGACACGGAGGAGTTTGAAAGTGTGAAGAAAGAGCTGGAG AGCCGAAAGAAACAGAGGGATGAGGTGGATGTAGTTGGTGTAGCCACATCCAGTGAAATGAGTGGAGCATCAGGTGGCGGCACGGACGGGAAGACCAGGGAGCAGATGATCCACGAGCGAATCGGATACAAACCCCACCCAAAGCCTAACACATTACCATCACTTTTTGGAAACCTTCAGTTTTGA